One Thauera sp. K11 DNA window includes the following coding sequences:
- the rpmA gene encoding 50S ribosomal protein L27, which yields MAHKKAGGSSRNGRDSESKRLGVKRYGGQFVVAGNILVRQRGTEYHPGDNVGIGKDHTLFALKDGVVQFSVKGASRRRTVTIVPEAA from the coding sequence ATGGCACACAAGAAAGCTGGCGGCAGTTCCCGTAACGGCCGCGACTCGGAATCGAAACGCCTCGGCGTGAAGCGCTACGGCGGCCAGTTCGTCGTTGCCGGCAACATCCTCGTTCGCCAGCGCGGCACCGAATACCACCCGGGCGACAACGTCGGCATCGGCAAGGACCACACCCTGTTCGCGCTGAAGGACGGCGTGGTGCAGTTTTCGGTCAAGGGCGCGTCCCGCCGCCGTACCGTGACGATCGTGCCCGAAGCGGCCTGA
- a CDS encoding AMP-dependent synthetase/ligase: protein MKQPLRSLRPLPPDGALSGFGRPGATAMEAAPCTVPGRLRDRALRTGDTVAFLHRAGEDGWQSITWHDLLAQVRRLASHFARLGIRRGDRIVIMLPTGPDWELCQQAALTIGAVVVGLDSHDAPQNLQRALALTQPRLIVTSDEEPLDLIRGIWRLPEIAVVATAGAARSAAVHALDGLLAADPGSGVPAIPEPGPDDPATIVFTSGSTGHPKGIAYSHRQLCLAVDGLMERFPSVRQDARMICWLPLSTLFQRVINLLAISCGATSYFLDVPDVMRFAPEIRPTLFVGVPRFFEKLHGGIQAGLENRSTAERTIVHAAWAIGSRRAAALRAGKRPPLWCRLLFPAADRVLARVRALMGPDLQFMASGSAPMPRWLLERLHGLGWTVLEAYGTSENVMPIAFNTLRQFRFGSVGKPLPGNELRFADDGELLVRGPGVFGGYYGESASSDTIDAEGFLHTGDYAHLDHDGFLWLDGRKSEVFKTSTGRRVPPAPIEAALKTLDYVDHAVVVGRDRPYPIALLTIAPQHPFAAKLSDPATHTAVAADALDACRAFPEFQRPGAIIVSPRALSVSGGELTLNQKIRRIPIEQRFRAQIDEAYRRSTQAHRGQPCPTLPVIEAP from the coding sequence GTGAAACAGCCCCTACGCTCACTTCGTCCGCTACCCCCCGACGGGGCGCTCAGTGGCTTCGGGCGGCCGGGCGCCACCGCAATGGAGGCGGCACCCTGCACCGTTCCCGGACGGCTGCGCGACCGGGCGCTGCGGACGGGCGACACCGTCGCCTTCCTGCATCGCGCCGGCGAAGACGGATGGCAGTCCATCACCTGGCACGATCTGCTCGCGCAGGTCCGGCGGCTCGCAAGCCACTTTGCGCGTCTGGGCATCCGGCGCGGCGACCGGATCGTCATCATGCTGCCCACCGGCCCCGACTGGGAGCTGTGCCAGCAGGCGGCGCTCACCATCGGCGCAGTGGTGGTGGGCCTCGACAGCCACGATGCGCCGCAGAATCTCCAGCGCGCGCTCGCCTTGACCCAGCCTCGCCTGATCGTCACCTCCGACGAGGAACCGCTGGACCTGATTCGCGGCATCTGGCGCCTGCCCGAGATCGCCGTCGTCGCCACCGCCGGCGCGGCGCGCTCCGCCGCCGTCCATGCGCTCGACGGCCTGCTCGCCGCCGATCCCGGCAGCGGCGTCCCCGCCATCCCCGAACCGGGACCGGACGATCCCGCCACCATCGTCTTCACGTCGGGCAGCACCGGCCACCCCAAGGGCATCGCCTACTCGCATCGCCAGCTCTGTCTTGCGGTCGACGGCCTGATGGAACGCTTCCCATCGGTGCGCCAGGACGCACGCATGATCTGCTGGCTGCCGCTGTCGACCCTGTTCCAGCGCGTCATCAATCTGCTGGCGATCAGTTGCGGCGCAACCAGCTACTTCCTCGACGTCCCGGACGTGATGCGCTTCGCGCCCGAAATCCGGCCCACGCTCTTCGTCGGCGTGCCGCGCTTCTTCGAGAAACTGCACGGTGGCATCCAGGCAGGGCTCGAGAACCGTTCCACCGCGGAACGCACGATCGTGCACGCCGCCTGGGCAATCGGAAGCAGGCGGGCGGCAGCGCTGCGCGCGGGCAAACGGCCGCCGCTGTGGTGCCGGCTCCTCTTCCCCGCCGCCGATCGCGTCCTGGCTCGCGTCCGCGCACTGATGGGGCCGGACCTGCAGTTCATGGCGAGCGGTTCCGCGCCCATGCCGCGCTGGCTCCTCGAACGGCTGCACGGCCTTGGCTGGACCGTGCTCGAAGCCTACGGCACCAGCGAAAACGTGATGCCGATCGCGTTCAACACGCTGCGGCAGTTCCGCTTCGGCAGCGTCGGCAAGCCCTTGCCCGGCAACGAGCTGCGCTTTGCCGACGACGGCGAACTGCTGGTGCGCGGCCCCGGCGTCTTCGGCGGCTACTACGGCGAATCCGCCTCATCCGACACGATCGACGCCGAGGGTTTCCTGCACACGGGCGACTATGCGCACCTCGACCACGACGGTTTCCTGTGGCTGGACGGGCGCAAGAGCGAGGTCTTCAAGACCTCGACCGGGCGCCGCGTCCCGCCGGCGCCGATCGAGGCGGCACTGAAAACGCTGGACTACGTCGACCATGCCGTCGTCGTCGGCCGCGACCGCCCCTACCCCATCGCACTGCTGACGATCGCCCCGCAGCATCCGTTCGCAGCGAAGCTGTCGGACCCGGCCACCCACACCGCCGTCGCCGCCGACGCGCTCGATGCCTGCCGGGCCTTCCCCGAATTCCAGCGTCCGGGCGCGATCATCGTCTCGCCGCGCGCGCTCAGCGTATCGGGCGGCGAACTCACCCTCAACCAGAAGATCCGCCGCATTCCGATCGAGCAGCGCTTTCGCGCGCAGATCGACGAAGCCTACCGCCGCAGCACGCAGGCCCATCGCGGCCAGCCCTGCCCAACGCTCCCCGTCATCGAGGCTCCATGA
- a CDS encoding adenine nucleotide alpha hydrolase family protein, translating to MKKCKRCLLPETVPGANLDSAEVCAFCRDNKPHIPTATAAQRADLEAALHAARNTADAPYDCIVPLSGGKDSLYLLHRLKVDYRLRVLAFTCDIDLPPVAWNNIRRALRKLDIDHVVWRPAHGFLTRLFRYLLCNQEARGAVYTVSYVYAPLFEGAALRLAIEKNVPLVLAGYSPGQPEPERMLYEFAPALVRGEDWTPPHLADCGEFSAADLAHFYNPHLLPAGTRFPRYLAPYHVWDYDQAQVIRRVTELGLVQRSHHANPIVSNYPINWLMMYSDLRHFGYNPYTPEFSALIREGKARLGYWKVMTPLVNFMIRHKLGMGREVARSMAWLGLGEDDLRINLPKGAYDPPLLRRS from the coding sequence ATGAAAAAATGCAAGCGGTGCCTGCTGCCGGAGACAGTACCGGGCGCCAACCTCGATTCCGCGGAAGTCTGCGCGTTCTGCCGCGACAACAAACCGCACATTCCCACGGCGACCGCAGCCCAGCGCGCCGATCTCGAAGCGGCCCTGCACGCAGCCCGCAACACCGCCGATGCCCCCTACGACTGCATCGTGCCGCTGAGCGGCGGCAAGGACAGCCTCTACCTGCTGCACCGGCTGAAGGTCGACTACCGCCTGCGGGTACTCGCCTTCACCTGCGACATCGACCTGCCGCCGGTGGCCTGGAACAACATCCGCCGCGCCCTGCGCAAGCTGGACATCGACCACGTCGTATGGCGCCCGGCGCACGGCTTCCTGACGCGGCTCTTCCGCTACCTGCTGTGCAACCAGGAAGCGCGGGGAGCGGTCTATACGGTGTCCTACGTGTATGCCCCCCTCTTCGAAGGCGCCGCGCTCCGGCTGGCGATCGAAAAGAACGTGCCGCTCGTGCTCGCGGGCTACTCGCCGGGGCAGCCCGAGCCCGAACGCATGCTGTACGAATTCGCCCCGGCCCTGGTCCGCGGCGAGGACTGGACCCCTCCCCACCTGGCCGATTGCGGCGAGTTCTCGGCCGCCGACCTGGCGCACTTCTACAACCCGCACCTCCTGCCGGCCGGCACCCGCTTCCCGCGCTACCTCGCGCCCTACCACGTGTGGGACTACGACCAGGCCCAGGTCATCCGCCGCGTGACCGAACTGGGGCTCGTGCAGCGCAGCCACCACGCCAACCCCATCGTCAGCAACTACCCGATCAACTGGCTGATGATGTACTCGGACCTGCGCCACTTCGGCTACAACCCCTACACGCCCGAGTTCTCCGCGCTGATCCGCGAAGGCAAGGCCCGCCTGGGCTACTGGAAGGTGATGACGCCGCTGGTGAACTTCATGATCCGCCACAAGCTGGGCATGGGACGCGAGGTCGCGCGCAGCATGGCGTGGCTGGGGCTGGGCGAGGACGACCTGCGCATCAACCTCCCCAAGGGCGCCTACGATCCGCCACTGCTGCGCCGGAGCTGA
- the cgtA gene encoding Obg family GTPase CgtA: MKFFDEARIDVIAGDGGNGVATFRREKFIPKGGPSGGDGGRGGSVYGMADRNLNTLIDYRYTRTFRAQRGENGGSKECYGRGGEDIVLRFPVGTVITDHETGALIADLDEDGKKVLIARGGRGGLGNIHFKSSTNRAPRQKTMGQEGERFTLHLELKVLADVGLLGMPNAGKSTFIRSVSAAKPKVADYPFTTLAPNLGVVRTAENRSFVIADIPGLIEGAAEGAGLGHQFLRHLQRTHVLLHLVDLAPFDPEADPVRDAKAIVEELRKYDEALYGKPRWLALNKLDLIPEEERAARIAAFLDAYGPVERHFEISALKGEGTRELIFAIQDFLDAERARIEAERAGRQAAEAARLAAAEAARAAADRAYEEESLAADADDLPEDEAGEDSQPER; this comes from the coding sequence ATGAAGTTTTTCGACGAAGCCCGCATCGACGTCATCGCCGGCGACGGCGGCAATGGCGTGGCCACCTTCCGCCGCGAGAAGTTCATTCCGAAGGGCGGCCCCAGCGGCGGCGACGGCGGCCGTGGCGGCAGCGTCTATGGCATGGCCGACCGCAACCTCAACACGCTGATCGACTACCGCTACACCCGCACCTTCCGTGCCCAGCGCGGCGAGAACGGCGGCAGCAAGGAATGCTACGGCCGCGGCGGCGAGGACATCGTGCTGCGCTTTCCGGTCGGCACGGTGATCACCGATCACGAGACCGGCGCACTGATCGCCGACCTCGACGAGGACGGCAAGAAGGTCCTGATCGCCCGCGGCGGCCGCGGCGGGCTCGGCAACATCCACTTCAAGTCGAGCACCAACCGCGCACCGCGGCAAAAGACCATGGGCCAGGAAGGCGAACGCTTCACGCTGCACCTGGAACTCAAGGTGCTTGCCGACGTCGGCCTGCTCGGCATGCCCAACGCCGGCAAGTCCACCTTCATCCGCTCGGTGTCGGCGGCCAAGCCCAAGGTGGCCGACTACCCCTTCACCACGCTGGCGCCCAACCTCGGCGTGGTACGCACCGCCGAGAACCGCAGCTTCGTGATCGCCGACATTCCGGGGCTGATCGAAGGCGCGGCCGAGGGCGCCGGCCTGGGCCACCAGTTCCTGCGCCATCTGCAGCGCACCCACGTGCTGCTGCACCTGGTCGACCTGGCGCCGTTCGACCCGGAAGCCGACCCCGTGCGTGACGCCAAGGCGATCGTCGAGGAACTGCGCAAGTACGACGAGGCGCTCTACGGCAAGCCGCGCTGGCTGGCGCTCAACAAGCTCGACCTGATTCCCGAGGAAGAGCGCGCGGCGCGCATCGCAGCCTTCCTCGATGCCTACGGCCCGGTGGAACGCCATTTCGAGATCTCCGCGCTGAAGGGCGAAGGCACCAGGGAACTGATCTTCGCCATCCAGGACTTCCTCGACGCCGAGCGCGCCCGCATCGAGGCCGAACGCGCCGGGCGCCAGGCGGCCGAAGCGGCCCGTCTCGCCGCCGCCGAGGCCGCCCGCGCCGCCGCCGACCGCGCCTACGAGGAGGAATCCCTCGCCGCGGACGCCGACGACCTGCCCGAAGACGAAGCCGGCGAGGACAGCCAGCCCGAGCGCTGA
- the proB gene encoding glutamate 5-kinase: MREKIRTARRLIVKVGSALVTNNGAGLDHAALDGWGRQIAQLRAGGREVALVSSGAVAAGMQRLGWTKRPREMHKLQAAAAVGQMGLVEAYEKAFSRHGLQTAQILLTHEDLADRTRYLNARSTLTTLLELGVVPIINENDTVVTDEIKFGDNDTLGALVANLIEADALIILTDQQGLYTADPRTDPAATLIAEGRAEDRQYEAMAGGAGSGISKGGMITKIRAAQRAARSGAHTCIAGGRIPDPLLRLAAGEPVGTLLYASSTPLQARKQWLADHLQLAGDLIIDDGAVAALQNGRSLLPVGVIEVRGDFERGAAVACRTAAGEEVARGLANYSATECRRIARRPTAEIESLLGYIDEPELIHRDNMMVR; encoded by the coding sequence ATGAGAGAGAAGATCCGCACCGCCCGCCGCCTCATCGTCAAGGTGGGCAGCGCCCTCGTCACCAACAACGGCGCCGGCCTCGATCACGCCGCGCTGGACGGCTGGGGGCGCCAGATCGCGCAGTTGCGGGCCGGTGGCCGCGAGGTCGCGCTGGTGTCGTCCGGCGCCGTCGCCGCCGGCATGCAGCGGCTCGGCTGGACGAAGCGGCCGAGGGAAATGCACAAGCTGCAGGCCGCCGCCGCGGTGGGCCAGATGGGCCTGGTCGAAGCCTACGAGAAGGCGTTCTCCCGCCACGGCCTGCAGACCGCCCAGATCCTCCTGACGCACGAGGACCTCGCCGACCGCACGCGCTACCTCAACGCCCGCAGCACGCTCACCACCCTGCTCGAACTGGGCGTCGTGCCGATCATCAACGAGAACGACACCGTGGTCACCGACGAGATCAAGTTCGGCGACAACGACACGCTGGGCGCGCTGGTCGCCAACCTGATCGAGGCCGACGCGCTGATCATCCTCACCGACCAGCAGGGCCTCTACACCGCCGACCCGCGCACCGACCCCGCGGCGACGCTGATCGCCGAGGGCCGCGCCGAGGATCGGCAGTACGAGGCGATGGCCGGCGGCGCCGGCAGCGGCATCAGCAAGGGCGGCATGATCACCAAGATCCGCGCCGCCCAGCGCGCCGCCCGCAGCGGCGCCCACACCTGCATCGCCGGCGGCCGCATCCCCGATCCGCTGCTGCGCCTGGCCGCCGGCGAGCCGGTGGGCACCCTGCTCTACGCCTCGAGCACGCCGCTGCAGGCGCGCAAGCAGTGGCTCGCCGACCATCTGCAACTGGCCGGCGACCTGATCATCGACGACGGCGCCGTCGCCGCGCTGCAGAACGGCCGCAGCCTGCTGCCGGTCGGCGTGATCGAAGTGCGCGGCGACTTCGAGCGCGGCGCGGCAGTGGCCTGCCGCACCGCGGCCGGAGAAGAAGTCGCGCGCGGCCTGGCCAACTACAGCGCCACCGAATGCCGCCGCATCGCGCGGCGCCCCACCGCCGAGATCGAAAGCCTGCTCGGCTACATCGACGAGCCGGAACTGATCCATCGGGACAACATGATGGTGAGGTAG
- the pepA gene encoding flocculation-associated PEP-CTERM protein PepA has translation MKLTKALAVASMVLTSAAANAEVFLQNWKLDADGAAGAGAAVVVSEFMDLIGASYIETSGTPYPNFTFKDAGAFRVAGLDGTSAAPSSAEITAIFTGTGTGTLGGAINFDTTSTFSMYSDTAFDFGGTNGTFGADNGTLIGSFKLVLGFGEVNATGIPNGQLTLKFLATDLLAGYFFDENGIDLSTKVADELLFGFVTTNASYTGNPTANVRSEIAGELFNDAFGAPANTNTPPGDFYVSNNGQYRWSVPEPGSLALIGAGLMGAFGIRRRRTAA, from the coding sequence ATGAAACTTACTAAAGCCTTGGCCGTGGCGTCGATGGTGCTGACTTCGGCCGCTGCGAACGCAGAAGTGTTCCTCCAGAATTGGAAGCTTGACGCCGATGGCGCGGCTGGCGCGGGCGCCGCTGTCGTCGTCAGCGAATTCATGGATCTGATCGGCGCGAGCTACATCGAAACCTCGGGCACGCCGTACCCGAACTTCACGTTCAAGGATGCCGGCGCCTTCCGTGTCGCCGGCCTGGACGGCACCAGCGCGGCGCCGAGCTCGGCCGAGATCACCGCCATCTTTACCGGCACCGGCACCGGCACCCTGGGCGGGGCGATCAACTTCGACACCACGTCGACGTTCTCCATGTACTCCGACACCGCCTTCGATTTCGGTGGCACGAACGGAACGTTCGGTGCCGACAACGGTACGCTGATCGGGAGCTTCAAGCTCGTGCTCGGGTTCGGCGAGGTCAATGCCACGGGTATCCCGAATGGTCAATTGACCCTCAAGTTCCTCGCGACGGATCTCCTGGCCGGTTACTTCTTCGACGAGAACGGTATCGATCTTTCGACGAAGGTTGCTGACGAGCTGCTCTTCGGCTTCGTGACGACCAACGCCTCCTACACCGGCAATCCGACGGCCAACGTCCGCAGCGAGATCGCGGGCGAGCTCTTCAATGATGCGTTCGGCGCTCCCGCGAACACGAACACGCCTCCGGGAGACTTCTATGTCTCGAACAACGGCCAGTACCGTTGGAGCGTGCCGGAGCCGGGTTCGCTGGCTCTGATCGGTGCGGGCCTCATGGGTGCGTTCGGCATCCGCCGCCGCCGTACCGCTGCCTGA
- a CDS encoding ThiF family adenylyltransferase — protein MSAKFDYDGAFSRNIGWVTAAEQAILRRKRIAIAGMGGVGGGHLLTLARLGIGAFNISDFDRFDIVNFNRQAGATLSSIGEPKVDVLADMALQINPELDIRRFPAGVSHDNLDDFLRDVDLYVDALDFFAFDVRRATFAACHRLGIPAITAAPLGMGTAVLVFLPGGMSFEEYFCLEGCDEEEMGIRFLLGLSPGMLQRQYLADPSRVNLEEHRGPSTVAACQLCAGVTATDVLKILLGRGGVISAPRGYQFDAYRNRLVRTWRPGGNRNPLQRIGLWIARGQLRRMKQAGGAHG, from the coding sequence ATGAGCGCAAAGTTCGACTACGATGGCGCGTTTTCGCGCAATATCGGATGGGTTACCGCCGCGGAGCAAGCAATCCTGCGCCGCAAGAGAATTGCAATCGCGGGGATGGGCGGTGTCGGTGGAGGGCACCTGCTGACTCTCGCGCGCCTGGGCATCGGCGCCTTCAACATCTCGGATTTCGACCGGTTCGATATCGTCAACTTCAACCGGCAGGCCGGCGCGACCTTATCTTCCATCGGCGAACCGAAGGTCGACGTTCTGGCGGACATGGCGCTCCAGATCAATCCGGAACTCGACATCCGTCGTTTTCCGGCAGGCGTGTCGCACGACAACCTCGATGATTTCCTGCGCGATGTGGACCTTTACGTCGACGCCCTCGACTTCTTCGCCTTCGACGTGCGCCGCGCCACTTTCGCGGCTTGCCACCGCCTCGGCATCCCTGCGATCACCGCCGCGCCTCTTGGCATGGGGACTGCCGTGCTCGTGTTCCTTCCCGGCGGCATGTCGTTCGAGGAGTACTTTTGCCTCGAGGGCTGCGACGAAGAGGAAATGGGAATCCGCTTCCTGCTCGGGCTGTCGCCGGGGATGCTCCAGCGCCAGTACCTCGCCGACCCGTCGCGCGTGAATCTGGAGGAGCATCGCGGACCCTCCACGGTCGCCGCCTGCCAGTTGTGCGCCGGCGTGACCGCCACCGACGTTCTCAAGATCCTGCTCGGTCGCGGTGGCGTGATCAGTGCGCCCAGGGGTTATCAATTCGACGCATACCGCAACCGCCTGGTACGTACATGGCGTCCCGGCGGCAACCGGAATCCGTTGCAGCGCATCGGCCTGTGGATTGCCAGAGGACAGTTGCGGCGCATGAAGCAGGCCGGAGGCGCACATGGCTAG
- the rplU gene encoding 50S ribosomal protein L21, translated as MYAVIKTGGKQYRVAAGEKIKVEQIPADVGSEITIDQVFMVGEGESVKIGTPVVTGASVKATVVSHGRHDKVKIFKMRRRKHYQKHQGHRQNYTELRIEAISA; from the coding sequence ATGTACGCGGTGATAAAAACCGGTGGCAAGCAGTATCGCGTTGCCGCCGGCGAAAAGATCAAGGTAGAACAGATACCGGCCGACGTGGGTTCCGAAATCACCATCGACCAGGTCTTCATGGTCGGCGAAGGCGAGTCCGTGAAGATCGGCACGCCGGTGGTGACAGGAGCTTCCGTCAAGGCGACCGTGGTCTCGCACGGCCGTCACGACAAGGTCAAGATTTTTAAGATGCGCCGCCGCAAGCACTACCAGAAGCACCAGGGGCATCGTCAGAACTACACCGAGCTTCGCATCGAAGCGATCTCGGCCTGA
- a CDS encoding SDR family oxidoreductase has product MRHYFLTGASGAVGSAIVPLLLSDPDTRVRILLRADSDEHLAARLDELCRFWELAPGSERRSRIQPLRGDASLPRFGLADADHAAIAADTTHIIHCAASVRMNDPLDKARRSAVGSAEAILALARELARRGSLQKLDFVSTVGIAGKRPGILPETWIDEPRAFHNTYEQTKAEAETLVREAIERERLPITVHRPSMVIGDSRDGRIIHFQIFYYICEILSGRRTLGLYPCFGDTRLDIIPVDWVAEAIATASRNPDTAGRIFHLCSGPERSPVLHELKTYVRDAFRSRGRRIPASITVPRTWFAALPRIAAPFVPERQRRKLSVLPIYMDYLADRQGFDNAAYLGWLEARGRHLPGAEAILPPALGYYLQQQAGSQPGTDTRSDSAPGR; this is encoded by the coding sequence ATGAGGCACTACTTTCTTACCGGCGCCTCCGGCGCCGTCGGCAGCGCCATCGTTCCACTGCTGCTGAGCGACCCCGATACCCGGGTGCGCATCCTGCTGCGGGCCGATTCCGATGAACACCTCGCCGCGAGGCTGGACGAACTGTGCCGGTTCTGGGAACTGGCGCCGGGCAGCGAACGGCGTTCCCGCATCCAGCCCCTGCGCGGCGATGCCTCGCTGCCGCGTTTCGGCCTGGCCGACGCCGACCATGCCGCCATCGCCGCGGACACCACGCACATCATCCATTGCGCCGCCAGCGTGCGCATGAACGACCCTCTCGACAAGGCACGCCGCTCCGCGGTCGGCTCGGCCGAGGCCATCCTCGCGCTGGCGCGCGAACTCGCGCGGCGCGGATCGCTGCAGAAGCTCGACTTCGTCAGCACCGTCGGCATCGCCGGCAAGCGCCCCGGGATTCTTCCCGAAACCTGGATCGACGAGCCCCGCGCCTTCCACAACACCTACGAGCAGACCAAGGCCGAGGCCGAAACGCTGGTGCGCGAGGCGATCGAACGCGAACGCCTGCCGATCACGGTGCATCGGCCGAGCATGGTGATCGGCGACTCGCGCGACGGCCGCATCATCCACTTCCAGATCTTCTACTACATATGCGAGATCCTGTCGGGACGCAGAACGCTGGGCCTGTACCCCTGCTTCGGCGACACCAGGCTCGACATCATCCCGGTGGACTGGGTCGCCGAAGCCATCGCCACCGCCAGCCGCAACCCGGACACCGCAGGCCGCATCTTTCATCTTTGCTCCGGTCCGGAGCGTTCGCCCGTGCTGCACGAGCTGAAAACCTACGTGCGCGATGCATTCCGCAGCCGGGGCCGGCGGATACCGGCCTCCATCACCGTCCCTCGCACCTGGTTCGCCGCGCTGCCGCGCATCGCCGCACCGTTCGTCCCCGAACGGCAACGCCGCAAACTGTCGGTGCTGCCCATCTACATGGACTACCTGGCCGACCGGCAGGGTTTCGACAATGCCGCCTACCTCGGCTGGCTGGAGGCACGGGGCCGGCACTTGCCGGGCGCGGAGGCCATCCTGCCGCCGGCGCTGGGGTACTACTTGCAGCAGCAGGCGGGAAGCCAGCCCGGAACGGACACCCGCTCCGATTCGGCTCCAGGGCGATGA
- a CDS encoding nitroreductase family protein: MASRDVLLKILDLARWAPSGDNTQPYRFEIVADDHIAVHGHDTRDWCVYDFDGHASHIAHGALLETLRIAASGHGLKATWSIRVGLPDTAPIYDVKLEPASGAEADPLLPFIETRTVQRRPMRTTPLSAAQRAAIADAPGAGFSVQFFEPLGARLRIARLLWDSAHIRLTCPEAYEVHKEVIEWGARYSVDRIPEQAVGVDSLTARLMRWVMHSWERVAFFNRYLGGTVAPRIQLDVIPAVSCAAHVLVRSERPLAEMGDFVDAGVALQRLWLTATAHGLHLQPEMTPLIFRWYVRAGRSISALRAIDIEAAAVTSYMERLVGAEPETSFTFFCRVGQSKQPASRSLRHSVDKLMEVPPS; the protein is encoded by the coding sequence ATGGCTAGCAGGGACGTTCTGCTGAAGATTCTCGACCTCGCCCGCTGGGCTCCCAGCGGGGACAACACTCAGCCCTATCGCTTCGAGATCGTGGCCGACGACCACATCGCGGTTCACGGCCACGATACGCGGGATTGGTGCGTATACGACTTCGATGGGCACGCCAGCCACATCGCACATGGCGCGCTGCTGGAAACGCTCCGGATCGCCGCCAGCGGGCACGGCCTGAAGGCGACATGGTCGATTCGGGTCGGGCTGCCGGACACCGCGCCGATCTACGACGTGAAACTGGAGCCCGCCTCCGGAGCGGAAGCGGACCCGCTGCTCCCGTTCATCGAGACCCGCACCGTGCAGCGGCGGCCGATGCGTACGACGCCTCTCTCCGCGGCGCAACGCGCGGCGATCGCCGATGCGCCCGGGGCCGGGTTCAGCGTGCAGTTCTTCGAGCCTCTTGGCGCACGGTTGCGCATTGCCAGGCTGCTCTGGGACAGCGCCCACATCCGGCTGACCTGCCCCGAGGCTTATGAGGTGCACAAGGAGGTGATCGAGTGGGGCGCGCGTTACAGCGTCGACCGTATTCCGGAGCAGGCCGTGGGGGTGGATTCGCTGACCGCAAGGCTGATGCGCTGGGTGATGCACAGTTGGGAGCGGGTCGCGTTCTTCAACAGATACCTTGGCGGTACCGTCGCACCCCGGATTCAACTGGACGTGATTCCCGCCGTCTCTTGCGCCGCGCACGTACTGGTCCGCTCGGAGCGCCCCCTGGCGGAGATGGGCGACTTCGTCGATGCGGGCGTGGCGCTGCAGCGGCTTTGGCTGACCGCCACGGCGCACGGTTTGCACTTGCAGCCGGAGATGACGCCGCTGATATTTCGATGGTACGTGCGTGCCGGGCGCAGCATCTCCGCGCTCCGGGCCATCGACATCGAAGCGGCGGCGGTCACGTCGTACATGGAGCGGCTGGTCGGCGCGGAGCCGGAGACGAGTTTCACGTTCTTCTGCCGCGTCGGGCAATCGAAGCAGCCTGCGTCGCGCTCGCTGAGGCATAGCGTCGACAAACTCATGGAAGTCCCCCCGTCCTGA